A part of Anabas testudineus chromosome 7, fAnaTes1.2, whole genome shotgun sequence genomic DNA contains:
- the LOC113167512 gene encoding uncharacterized protein LOC113167512 isoform X3, producing MGLRYVVLFCFFTALWGGNTSITVFQKREMTDFQIQWEFSSPESMKFFCKRECKREEDVLIKTQENRAQSGRYSIEYKSSSSAEAFLYVTIANLTKSDSGRYRFGLGRSEVSTSYGIFDVKVVDAQGEEINIHTGDEGGEVTVVCYFSSSKGRKFFSALIKSDSGPYTCGLGESLSSASFQRFEVGVINATSKPASTVSSLSTLTPTTHSLRSSSGGSSPTLPETTDHAAVSSDVSHPVFLLPLVICLSVVPVLLAVVLLFLYRIKRNRNSESSYKELVVYENCSPTSTCEASIQNLG from the exons ATGGGCCTCCGCTATGTTGTGCTCTTCTGCTTCTTCACAG CGCTCTGGGGTGGAAACACCAGCATCACCGTTTttcaaaaaagagaaatgactgATTTCCAAATTCAATGGGAATTCTCATCCCCTGAAAGCATGAAGTTCTTCTGTAAGAGAGAATGTAAACGTGAAGAAGACGtcctcattaaaacacaggagaacagagctCAGAGTGGCAGATACAGCATTGAATATAAAAGCAGCTCGTCTGCAGAAGCATTTCTGTATGTGACCATCGCAAACTTGACCAAGTCTGACTCAGGGCGATACAGGTTCGGTTTGGGGAGATCTGAGGTTTCGACTTCGTACGGCATCTTTGACGTCAAAGTTGTTGATG CACAGGGGGAGGAAATCAACATCCATACaggagatgaaggaggagaagtCACTGTAGTGTGCTACTTCTCTTCCTCTAAAGGCAGAAAGTTCTTCT CAGCTTTGATCAAATCAGACTCAGGACCCTACACGTGTGGTTTGGGTGAATCTTTGTCTTCTGCTTCTTTCCAGAGGTTTGAGGTCGGTGTTATTAACG CCACTTCCAAACCAGCCTCAACAGTCTCATCTCTGTCCACACTGACACCAACAACACACAGTCTAAGATCCAGTTCTGGAGGTTCCTCTCCCACCCTTCCTGAGACCACTGACCACGCTGCAG TCTCCTCAGATGTCTCCCACCCAGTGTTCCTCTTACCTCTGGTGatatgtctgtctgtggttcctGTGCTTTTGGCTGTTGTCCTGTTGTTTCTGTACAGAATCAAGAGAAACAGGAACTCAGAGAGCAGCTACAAGGAG TTGGTCGTCTATGAGAACTGTTCTCCAACGTCCACATGTGAAGCATCCATCCAGAACCTTGGTTGA
- the LOC113167512 gene encoding uncharacterized protein LOC113167512 isoform X1, producing MGLRYVVLFCFFTALWGGNTSITVFQKREMTDFQIQWEFSSPESMKFFCKRECKREEDVLIKTQENRAQSGRYSIEYKSSSSAEAFLYVTIANLTKSDSGRYRFGLGRSEVSTSYGIFDVKVVDAQGEEINIHTGDEGGEVTVVCYFSSSKGRKFFCKNDCKEGNVLIETTDVQAENGRYSIRYGQESVTNNFFLRVTTAALIKSDSGPYTCGLGESLSSASFQRFEVGVINATSKPASTVSSLSTLTPTTHSLRSSSGGSSPTLPETTDHAAVSSDVSHPVFLLPLVICLSVVPVLLAVVLLFLYRIKRNRNSESSYKELVVYENCSPTSTCEASIQNLG from the exons ATGGGCCTCCGCTATGTTGTGCTCTTCTGCTTCTTCACAG CGCTCTGGGGTGGAAACACCAGCATCACCGTTTttcaaaaaagagaaatgactgATTTCCAAATTCAATGGGAATTCTCATCCCCTGAAAGCATGAAGTTCTTCTGTAAGAGAGAATGTAAACGTGAAGAAGACGtcctcattaaaacacaggagaacagagctCAGAGTGGCAGATACAGCATTGAATATAAAAGCAGCTCGTCTGCAGAAGCATTTCTGTATGTGACCATCGCAAACTTGACCAAGTCTGACTCAGGGCGATACAGGTTCGGTTTGGGGAGATCTGAGGTTTCGACTTCGTACGGCATCTTTGACGTCAAAGTTGTTGATG CACAGGGGGAGGAAATCAACATCCATACaggagatgaaggaggagaagtCACTGTAGTGTGCTACTTCTCTTCCTCTAAAGGCAGAAAGTTCTTCTGTAAGAACGATTGTAAAGAAGGAAACGTTCTCATTGAAACAACTGATGTGCAAGCAGAGAACGGCAGATACAGCATCAGATATGGACAAGAATCTGtcacaaataatttttttctacGTGTGACCACAGCAGCTTTGATCAAATCAGACTCAGGACCCTACACGTGTGGTTTGGGTGAATCTTTGTCTTCTGCTTCTTTCCAGAGGTTTGAGGTCGGTGTTATTAACG CCACTTCCAAACCAGCCTCAACAGTCTCATCTCTGTCCACACTGACACCAACAACACACAGTCTAAGATCCAGTTCTGGAGGTTCCTCTCCCACCCTTCCTGAGACCACTGACCACGCTGCAG TCTCCTCAGATGTCTCCCACCCAGTGTTCCTCTTACCTCTGGTGatatgtctgtctgtggttcctGTGCTTTTGGCTGTTGTCCTGTTGTTTCTGTACAGAATCAAGAGAAACAGGAACTCAGAGAGCAGCTACAAGGAG TTGGTCGTCTATGAGAACTGTTCTCCAACGTCCACATGTGAAGCATCCATCCAGAACCTTGGTTGA
- the LOC113167512 gene encoding uncharacterized protein LOC113167512 isoform X2, giving the protein MGLRYVVLFCFFTALWGGNTSITVFQKREMTDFQIQWEFSSPESMKFFCKRECKREEDVLIKTQENRAQSGRYSIEYKSSSSAEAFLYVTIANLTKSDSGRYRFGLGRSEVSTSYGIFDVKVVDAQGEEINIHTGDEGGEVTVVCYFSSSKGRKFFCKNDCKEGNVLIETTDVQAENGRYSIRYGQESVTNNFFLRVTTAALIKSDSGPYTCGLGESLSSASFQRFEVGVINATSKPASTVSSLSTLTPTTHSLRSSSGGSSPTLPETTDHAADVSHPVFLLPLVICLSVVPVLLAVVLLFLYRIKRNRNSESSYKELVVYENCSPTSTCEASIQNLG; this is encoded by the exons ATGGGCCTCCGCTATGTTGTGCTCTTCTGCTTCTTCACAG CGCTCTGGGGTGGAAACACCAGCATCACCGTTTttcaaaaaagagaaatgactgATTTCCAAATTCAATGGGAATTCTCATCCCCTGAAAGCATGAAGTTCTTCTGTAAGAGAGAATGTAAACGTGAAGAAGACGtcctcattaaaacacaggagaacagagctCAGAGTGGCAGATACAGCATTGAATATAAAAGCAGCTCGTCTGCAGAAGCATTTCTGTATGTGACCATCGCAAACTTGACCAAGTCTGACTCAGGGCGATACAGGTTCGGTTTGGGGAGATCTGAGGTTTCGACTTCGTACGGCATCTTTGACGTCAAAGTTGTTGATG CACAGGGGGAGGAAATCAACATCCATACaggagatgaaggaggagaagtCACTGTAGTGTGCTACTTCTCTTCCTCTAAAGGCAGAAAGTTCTTCTGTAAGAACGATTGTAAAGAAGGAAACGTTCTCATTGAAACAACTGATGTGCAAGCAGAGAACGGCAGATACAGCATCAGATATGGACAAGAATCTGtcacaaataatttttttctacGTGTGACCACAGCAGCTTTGATCAAATCAGACTCAGGACCCTACACGTGTGGTTTGGGTGAATCTTTGTCTTCTGCTTCTTTCCAGAGGTTTGAGGTCGGTGTTATTAACG CCACTTCCAAACCAGCCTCAACAGTCTCATCTCTGTCCACACTGACACCAACAACACACAGTCTAAGATCCAGTTCTGGAGGTTCCTCTCCCACCCTTCCTGAGACCACTGACCACGCTGCAG ATGTCTCCCACCCAGTGTTCCTCTTACCTCTGGTGatatgtctgtctgtggttcctGTGCTTTTGGCTGTTGTCCTGTTGTTTCTGTACAGAATCAAGAGAAACAGGAACTCAGAGAGCAGCTACAAGGAG TTGGTCGTCTATGAGAACTGTTCTCCAACGTCCACATGTGAAGCATCCATCCAGAACCTTGGTTGA
- the LOC113167513 gene encoding uncharacterized protein LOC113167513 isoform X2 encodes MGLRYVVLFCFFTALWGGNTSITVFQKREMTDFQIQWEFSSPESMKFFCKRECKREEDVLIKTQENRAQSGRYSIEYKSSSSAEAFLYVTIANLTKSDSGRYRFGLGRSEVSTSYGIFDVKVIDAQGEEINIHTGDEGGEVTVVCYFSSSKGRKFFCKNDCKEGNVLIETTDVQAENGRYSIRYGQESVTNNFFLRVTTAALIKSDSGPYTCGLGESLSSASFQRFEVGVINATSKPASTVSSLSTLTPTTHSLRSSSGGSSPTLPETTDHAADVSHPVFLLPLVICLSVVPVLLAVVLLFLYRIKRNRNSESSYKELVVYENCSPTSTCEASIQNLG; translated from the exons ATGGGCCTCCGCTATGTTGTGCTCTTCTGCTTCTTCACAG CGCTCTGGGGTGGAAACACCAGCATCACCGTTTTTCAAAAAAGGGAAATGACTGATTTCCAAATTCAATGGGAATTCTCATCCCCTGAAAGCATGAAGTTCTTCTGTAAGAGAGAATGTAAACGTGAAGAAGACGtcctcattaaaacacaggagaacagagctCAGAGTGGCAGATACAGCATTGAATATAAAAGCAGCTCGTCTGCAGAAGCATTTCTGTATGTGACCATCGCAAACTTGACCAAGTCTGACTCAGGGCGATACAGGTTCGGTTTGGGGAGATCTGAGGTTTCGACTTCGTACGGCATCTTTGACGTCAAAGTTATTGATG CACAGGGGGAGGAAATCAACATCCATACaggagatgaaggaggagaagtCACTGTAGTGTGCTACTTCTCTTCCTCTAAAGGCAGAAAGTTCTTCTGTAAGAACGATTGTAAAGAAGGAAACGTTCTCATTGAAACAACTGATGTGCAAGCAGAGAACGGCAGATACAGCATCAGATATGGACAAGAATCTGtcacaaataatttttttctacGTGTGACCACAGCAGCTTTGATCAAATCAGACTCAGGACCCTACACGTGTGGTTTGGGTGAATCTTTGTCTTCTGCTTCTTTCCAGAGGTTTGAGGTCGGTGTTATTAACG CCACTTCCAAACCAGCCTCAACAGTCTCATCTCTGTCCACACTGACACCAACAACACACAGTCTAAGATCCAGTTCTGGAGGTTCCTCTCCCACCCTTCCTGAGACCACTGACCACGCTGCAG ATGTCTCCCACCCAGTGTTCCTCTTACCTCTGGTGatatgtctgtctgtggttcctGTGCTTTTGGCTGTTGTCCTGTTGTTTCTGTACAGAATCAAGAGAAACAGGAACTCAGAGAGCAGCTACAAGGAG TTGGTCGTCTATGAGAACTGTTCTCCAACGTCCACATGTGAAGCATCCATCCAGAACCTTGGTTGA
- the LOC113167513 gene encoding uncharacterized protein LOC113167513 isoform X3: MGLRYVVLFCFFTALWGGNTSITVFQKREMTDFQIQWEFSSPESMKFFCKRECKREEDVLIKTQENRAQSGRYSIEYKSSSSAEAFLYVTIANLTKSDSGRYRFGLGRSEVSTSYGIFDVKVIDAQGEEINIHTGDEGGEVTVVCYFSSSKGRKFFSALIKSDSGPYTCGLGESLSSASFQRFEVGVINATSKPASTVSSLSTLTPTTHSLRSSSGGSSPTLPETTDHAAVSSDVSHPVFLLPLVICLSVVPVLLAVVLLFLYRIKRNRNSESSYKELVVYENCSPTSTCEASIQNLG; this comes from the exons ATGGGCCTCCGCTATGTTGTGCTCTTCTGCTTCTTCACAG CGCTCTGGGGTGGAAACACCAGCATCACCGTTTTTCAAAAAAGGGAAATGACTGATTTCCAAATTCAATGGGAATTCTCATCCCCTGAAAGCATGAAGTTCTTCTGTAAGAGAGAATGTAAACGTGAAGAAGACGtcctcattaaaacacaggagaacagagctCAGAGTGGCAGATACAGCATTGAATATAAAAGCAGCTCGTCTGCAGAAGCATTTCTGTATGTGACCATCGCAAACTTGACCAAGTCTGACTCAGGGCGATACAGGTTCGGTTTGGGGAGATCTGAGGTTTCGACTTCGTACGGCATCTTTGACGTCAAAGTTATTGATG CACAGGGGGAGGAAATCAACATCCATACaggagatgaaggaggagaagtCACTGTAGTGTGCTACTTCTCTTCCTCTAAAGGCAGAAAGTTCTTCT CAGCTTTGATCAAATCAGACTCAGGACCCTACACGTGTGGTTTGGGTGAATCTTTGTCTTCTGCTTCTTTCCAGAGGTTTGAGGTCGGTGTTATTAACG CCACTTCCAAACCAGCCTCAACAGTCTCATCTCTGTCCACACTGACACCAACAACACACAGTCTAAGATCCAGTTCTGGAGGTTCCTCTCCCACCCTTCCTGAGACCACTGACCACGCTGCAG TCTCCTCAGATGTCTCCCACCCAGTGTTCCTCTTACCTCTGGTGatatgtctgtctgtggttcctGTGCTTTTGGCTGTTGTCCTGTTGTTTCTGTACAGAATCAAGAGAAACAGGAACTCAGAGAGCAGCTACAAGGAG TTGGTCGTCTATGAGAACTGTTCTCCAACGTCCACATGTGAAGCATCCATCCAGAACCTTGGTTGA
- the LOC113167513 gene encoding uncharacterized protein LOC113167513 isoform X1: MGLRYVVLFCFFTALWGGNTSITVFQKREMTDFQIQWEFSSPESMKFFCKRECKREEDVLIKTQENRAQSGRYSIEYKSSSSAEAFLYVTIANLTKSDSGRYRFGLGRSEVSTSYGIFDVKVIDAQGEEINIHTGDEGGEVTVVCYFSSSKGRKFFCKNDCKEGNVLIETTDVQAENGRYSIRYGQESVTNNFFLRVTTAALIKSDSGPYTCGLGESLSSASFQRFEVGVINATSKPASTVSSLSTLTPTTHSLRSSSGGSSPTLPETTDHAAVSSDVSHPVFLLPLVICLSVVPVLLAVVLLFLYRIKRNRNSESSYKELVVYENCSPTSTCEASIQNLG; the protein is encoded by the exons ATGGGCCTCCGCTATGTTGTGCTCTTCTGCTTCTTCACAG CGCTCTGGGGTGGAAACACCAGCATCACCGTTTTTCAAAAAAGGGAAATGACTGATTTCCAAATTCAATGGGAATTCTCATCCCCTGAAAGCATGAAGTTCTTCTGTAAGAGAGAATGTAAACGTGAAGAAGACGtcctcattaaaacacaggagaacagagctCAGAGTGGCAGATACAGCATTGAATATAAAAGCAGCTCGTCTGCAGAAGCATTTCTGTATGTGACCATCGCAAACTTGACCAAGTCTGACTCAGGGCGATACAGGTTCGGTTTGGGGAGATCTGAGGTTTCGACTTCGTACGGCATCTTTGACGTCAAAGTTATTGATG CACAGGGGGAGGAAATCAACATCCATACaggagatgaaggaggagaagtCACTGTAGTGTGCTACTTCTCTTCCTCTAAAGGCAGAAAGTTCTTCTGTAAGAACGATTGTAAAGAAGGAAACGTTCTCATTGAAACAACTGATGTGCAAGCAGAGAACGGCAGATACAGCATCAGATATGGACAAGAATCTGtcacaaataatttttttctacGTGTGACCACAGCAGCTTTGATCAAATCAGACTCAGGACCCTACACGTGTGGTTTGGGTGAATCTTTGTCTTCTGCTTCTTTCCAGAGGTTTGAGGTCGGTGTTATTAACG CCACTTCCAAACCAGCCTCAACAGTCTCATCTCTGTCCACACTGACACCAACAACACACAGTCTAAGATCCAGTTCTGGAGGTTCCTCTCCCACCCTTCCTGAGACCACTGACCACGCTGCAG TCTCCTCAGATGTCTCCCACCCAGTGTTCCTCTTACCTCTGGTGatatgtctgtctgtggttcctGTGCTTTTGGCTGTTGTCCTGTTGTTTCTGTACAGAATCAAGAGAAACAGGAACTCAGAGAGCAGCTACAAGGAG TTGGTCGTCTATGAGAACTGTTCTCCAACGTCCACATGTGAAGCATCCATCCAGAACCTTGGTTGA